ATTGGGAGCGATTTTAGGCGTTTTGTCTAGCATCAGCGGCATGTATTTAAGCTACTACTACAACTTGCCTTCGGGTCCAGCGATTGTTTTGGTGGCTTTTGGTTTATTTTCCCTGACCTTTCTGTTCGGTCCCAGCCACGGCGTCTTGACCAATCGGCGGGGTAGCAACAAGCGAACCTCCATTATCCAAGAAATCAAAAAACTTTTGCAATAAGTTTTGTGAAGCTAGTCCTCTCTTAGCCAAACTTTAACCTTTTCTAAAAAAAAGCTTAATTTTCACCGGATACTTTGATTGAGGAACTGGGAATCGGAACAAACTGCCGAATTCTATAAATTCCAGGCATTTTGCTCTATCGCACTGGTTCTACTGGCGTTCTCAAGGGGTCTTCGTTTTTCCAATCGCCTGCTTCAGGAACCCTCCACTTCTTGAAACATTTGATATCCGTTCATCCAGCAGCCTATCGGCATATTCATTCACCATCTAGCTTGCTCTTACCAAAACACGGGTTCACCATTTCTGGAGGTGGGGGGAACGTTACCCCGCTTTTTTTTTGGTCGTTTTCAGTATATGGGTCCGAATCTACTGAAAACAAATTCCCAAACTTGACATCTGTTGGCTCAGAAAACCACACCACACTCACTCATAGATTGAGGAGAAGCATACATGGCTACCAGTATTTTTGATATTCAAAATACCAACAATTCCGATGGCAATTCTCCAGAGGTCGGGAATACAGTCACCACAAACGGCATCGTTACAGGGATTTATGATGGTGGCAATCGCGTCTTTATCCAAGACGGAACCGGACCTTGGAATGGTCTGTTTTTGTTTCAACCAAATACTGATTCAAATACTGATTTAGAAGTTGGCGATGAAATTAAAGTCGAAGGAGAAGTAAAGGAGTCCTTTGGCTTAACGCAAATTGCCAAAGGAACGGTCACGGTTCTCAGCCAAGGCAACGAATTGCCGGAACCAGAAGTTCTGTCTACAGGGAATGTCGGTCAGGAAAAGTGGGAATCGGTTTTCGTTCGTACCGAAGACGTGGAAGTCACCGACGCCAACCCCGATGATCCCAATAATGACTTTGGCGAGTTTGCCATCGATGATGGTTCTGGATCCGTTCGAGTGGATGACTTGGGGTCCATTACCTTCAACCCCAACGGCGGCGAAACTTTAGAATTCTTGCAGGGACCGCTAAACTATTCTTTTAGCAATTTTAAAATCGAACCCCGCAACAACGACGATTTGGGGGATATTACCGTACCCGTTTACGCAATTCAAGGAAAAGGTCACCAATCTCCCTTTAAAGACGAATCCGTCACGACTTCGGGAATTGTTACGGCTGTAGATGATAACGGATTTTATTTACAAGACCCTAACGGTGATAATGATGTAGCCACATCTGATGGTATTTTCGTGTTTACCAATTCTTCTCCCAGCGTTAGTGCTGGTGATGAAGTAAAAGTAGAAGGAGAGGTAAGCGAATTTTTTCCTGGCGGCGAAGATACGGGAAATCTATCCACTACGCAAATTACCGCCGATAATTCCAACATTACGGAAATTTCCACAGGCAACAACCTTCCCGAAGCAACAGTCATTGGCGAATCGGGTCGTACCCCTCCCACCGAAAACATCGAAGACGACAACTTTAGCGAATTCCAACCAGATGCCGATGGCATCGATTTCTTTGAATCCCTGGAAGGGATGCGAGTAACAGCAGCAGATGCAGTTGCTGTGGGTCCGACCAATCGTTTTGATGAGATTTTCACAGTAGTTGACGGTGGTAACAATGCCACTGGAATTAGCGATCGCGGTACGCTGAATATCAGTCCCAACGATTTCAATCCCGAAAAAGTCCAAATCGACTTTAACGAAAATTTGCTACCGGATGGTTTCGAGTTTCCCCAAATCAACATCGGTTCGCAGTTGGGGGATGTTACCGGCGTCATCAGCTACGACTTTGGCAACTTCCAAATTCATCCCACCCAAGCATTCAATGCCACCAACTCGGATATCGAACCAGAAACCACCAACATCGAAGCCACCGGGGAACAAATCACCATTGCCAGTTACAACGTCCTCAATCTAGACCCAAAAAAAGAAGACGTAACCTTGGTTGACGAACAAGACCCCGACGAAGTAGATGACGATGTAGAGGATGGTCGATTTGAAGCGATCGCGCAGCAAATTACCGACAATCTTAACACCCCAGACATCATCGCCTTACAAGAAATCCAAGACAACGACGGTGCCGAAATCACCCAAGAGAGTGCTGCCAACCAAACCCTGCAAACCCTCACCAATGCCATTGATAACGCTGGCGGTCCCAACTACGAATTTATCGACACTCCCGGTATCGTCCCTGCTTTTGAAAACGAAGACGGCGAAATCGTCCGTCCCACCGGCGGTCAGCCAGGCGGCAACATTCGCAACGCCTTCCTGTACAATCCAGACCGAGTAAATTTGGTAGAAGATTCGGTGGAACCCCTCACCGACCCCAAAGACCAAGCCGAAAACGAAAACAACCCCTTCTTCGGCAGCCGCATTCCCCTATCTGCTACCTTTGAATTCAACGGAGAACAGATAACTCTGGTAAACAACCACTTCTCCTCCAAAGGAGGTAGCAGTCCCATTCTCGGCGTCGAACAACCCTTTGAAGAAAGGCAAGAAGAGGTAGAAGTTAACGGTTCCCTCGACGAACGGACCAAACAAGCCAACGCCGTCAAAGACTACGTAGACGAAATTCTAAACGGAAACCCCAACGCCAATGTCGTCGCATTGGGAGATTTGAACGAATTTGAATTCGTTTCCCCTGTTGATGAAATCTTGGGTTCCAGCTTAAACAACCTCACCAAAAACTTCCCAGAAAACGAACGCTACAGCTTTATCTTCCAAGGCAACTCCCAAAGTCTGGACCACATTCTCGTTAGCGACAACCTCAAAAACGCTGTCAGCGAAGATATTGTCCATACCAACAGCGAATTTGCCGATGCCGCCAGCGACCACGACCCCTTGGTAGCCGGATTCAACCTACCACCAACAGCCACCGAAGACTTGGTCTTAACCGAAATGGGTCGTTTCACAACTGGCGTTTTCGACGAAGGAGCTGCAGAAATTGCGGCTTTCGACCCAGAAACCGACCGTTTGTTCGTAGTCAACGGCAACGACGACACCATCGACATTCTCGATGCCAGCGACCCCACCAATCCCACCAAAGAATTTGCCATCGACGTGACCTCATTTGGCAAAGGAGCCAATAGCGTTGATGTAAAAAATGGTACCTTAGCGATCGCGGTAGAAGCCGAAGATGGAACCGCCAACGGTCAAGCCGTCTTCTTCAACACCTCCCTAACAGAAAGTGACAATCCCCTGGCTCAGGTAGAGGTAGGTGTGCTGCCAGACATGCTTACCTTTACCGAAGATGGTAGCAAAGTGCTGGTTGCCAACGAAGCCGAACCCACCGATACCGCCGATCCAGAAGGCTCCATCAGCATTATCGATATACCAGAAAATCTTGGTAACCTCAGCCAAGACAACGTCACCGCAGCTGGTTTTACCGACTTCAACACTCAGAAAGAAGATTTGGTCAATGATGGCGTTCGTATTTTTAAAGGAAAATCCGTCTCCGAAGACCTAGAACCAGAATACATCAGCGTCTCTGGCGACACCGCTTGGGTAACCCTGCAAGAAAACAACGCACTTGCCAAAGTAGACCTCAACAGCAACTCCGTCTCCGACATTCTTCCCCTAGGAACCAAAGACCATAGCAAGCCTGGCAACAGTCTGGATGTCAGCGATAAAGACGACATCGATATTGACACCTTCCCCGTATTGGGAATGTACCAGCCAGACAGCATTGCTTCCTTTACCGTCGACGGCGAAACGTATTTGGTTACCGCCAACGAAGGCGACTCCCGAGACGAAGAAGAACGAGTGGAAGACTTAACCCTCGACAGCGAAGCCTTCCCCAACGCCGACCAGCTGCAACAGGAAACCAACCTAGGTCGCTTGGACGTATCCACCATTGACGGCGATACCGATGGCGATGGAGAATTTGAGCAACTATATTCCTACGGTGCCAGGTCATTCAGCATTTGGGATAGCGACGGCAACCAAGTTTACGATAGCGGCAACGACTTCGAACAAATTACCGCACAGCAGTTCCCCGACGACTTCAATACCGACAACGACGAAAACGACTTCGACAGCCGCAGCGACGCCAAAGGTCCGGAACCAGAAGGCGTAACCACCGGCGTCATTGGCGACAATACCTATGCCTTCGTCGGCTTGGAACGCATCGGCGGCATCATGGTCTACGATGTCACCGACCCAGAAAATCCCACCTTCACCAACTACATCAACAACCGCGACTTCAGCGAATCGCCAGAATCCGGCAATGCTGGCGACTTGGGTCCAGAAGGATTGGAATTTATTGCCGCCGAAGACAGTCCCATTAATCAACCTATGCTGGCTGTCACCAACGAAGTCAGTGGTTCGACAACCTTCTATCACGTGGGAACTGGTGGTAATATTCCGCCACTGCTTACCAAACTCGACAGTACCAGCGTGGCGGAAAATCAAGAAGGAATTATCACCGTCGGGAATTTGACCACCAAAGACCTTGACGACGAAAACCACACCTATAGCCTGGTAGAGGGAGAAGGAGACACCGATAACAATTTGTTCCAGATTTTCGGGAACGAGTTGGTAACCGCAGAAACCTTTGACTTTGAAGAAAAATCCTCTCTCAACGTTCGCATACGTACCGAAGATGACAGTGGCGGTACCAGCGAACAAAGTTTCGCCATTGAGGTTACTGATGTCAACGAAGCTCCTACCTTAGCCAAGGAGTTTGACGATATCAGTGCCACCGCTAACGACAACCAAAGCATCAACGTCTTCTCATTTTTCACCGATGCCGAACAGGCAAGCAACACACTTTCCTACACGGTGGAAAGTAGCAATTCGGATGTGGTTGCATCCGATTTCAACCCACAGACAGGAAAGCTTTCCTTAAACTTCCAAAACGCTGGCGTTGCTGATATCACCGTTAAAGCGGAAGATGAGGCAGGTTTGGAAGTTGCCGATACTTTCAGTGTAGAGGTAGAACCAGAACCGCAAACCGAACCCAGTAACGAACCTCCTA
This window of the Geitlerinema sp. PCC 9228 genome carries:
- a CDS encoding choice-of-anchor I family protein; this encodes MATSIFDIQNTNNSDGNSPEVGNTVTTNGIVTGIYDGGNRVFIQDGTGPWNGLFLFQPNTDSNTDLEVGDEIKVEGEVKESFGLTQIAKGTVTVLSQGNELPEPEVLSTGNVGQEKWESVFVRTEDVEVTDANPDDPNNDFGEFAIDDGSGSVRVDDLGSITFNPNGGETLEFLQGPLNYSFSNFKIEPRNNDDLGDITVPVYAIQGKGHQSPFKDESVTTSGIVTAVDDNGFYLQDPNGDNDVATSDGIFVFTNSSPSVSAGDEVKVEGEVSEFFPGGEDTGNLSTTQITADNSNITEISTGNNLPEATVIGESGRTPPTENIEDDNFSEFQPDADGIDFFESLEGMRVTAADAVAVGPTNRFDEIFTVVDGGNNATGISDRGTLNISPNDFNPEKVQIDFNENLLPDGFEFPQINIGSQLGDVTGVISYDFGNFQIHPTQAFNATNSDIEPETTNIEATGEQITIASYNVLNLDPKKEDVTLVDEQDPDEVDDDVEDGRFEAIAQQITDNLNTPDIIALQEIQDNDGAEITQESAANQTLQTLTNAIDNAGGPNYEFIDTPGIVPAFENEDGEIVRPTGGQPGGNIRNAFLYNPDRVNLVEDSVEPLTDPKDQAENENNPFFGSRIPLSATFEFNGEQITLVNNHFSSKGGSSPILGVEQPFEERQEEVEVNGSLDERTKQANAVKDYVDEILNGNPNANVVALGDLNEFEFVSPVDEILGSSLNNLTKNFPENERYSFIFQGNSQSLDHILVSDNLKNAVSEDIVHTNSEFADAASDHDPLVAGFNLPPTATEDLVLTEMGRFTTGVFDEGAAEIAAFDPETDRLFVVNGNDDTIDILDASDPTNPTKEFAIDVTSFGKGANSVDVKNGTLAIAVEAEDGTANGQAVFFNTSLTESDNPLAQVEVGVLPDMLTFTEDGSKVLVANEAEPTDTADPEGSISIIDIPENLGNLSQDNVTAAGFTDFNTQKEDLVNDGVRIFKGKSVSEDLEPEYISVSGDTAWVTLQENNALAKVDLNSNSVSDILPLGTKDHSKPGNSLDVSDKDDIDIDTFPVLGMYQPDSIASFTVDGETYLVTANEGDSRDEEERVEDLTLDSEAFPNADQLQQETNLGRLDVSTIDGDTDGDGEFEQLYSYGARSFSIWDSDGNQVYDSGNDFEQITAQQFPDDFNTDNDENDFDSRSDAKGPEPEGVTTGVIGDNTYAFVGLERIGGIMVYDVTDPENPTFTNYINNRDFSESPESGNAGDLGPEGLEFIAAEDSPINQPMLAVTNEVSGSTTFYHVGTGGNIPPLLTKLDSTSVAENQEGIITVGNLTTKDLDDENHTYSLVEGEGDTDNNLFQIFGNELVTAETFDFEEKSSLNVRIRTEDDSGGTSEQSFAIEVTDVNEAPTLAKEFDDISATANDNQSINVFSFFTDAEQASNTLSYTVESSNSDVVASDFNPQTGKLSLNFQNAGVADITVKAEDEAGLEVADTFSVEVEPEPQTEPSNEPPSIDHIDIEQNISVENTIELNFNIFSQVFQDSEESELEAIRIDSLPENATLLLGGEEVTSKQIIGAEDIDRLVVKPGEGFTGNVNFRWSASDGERFSLFGKTIDIEVTGVSIQRNVSVQNIELNVNTFERVFELFSNVSGSQLQSIRIDSLPENATLLLGEETVSVGQVITVEQINQLIVERSEGFTGTVDFRWSGSDGESFLVSNKTVSVELTDDVEDEDGEEDDGEDPDMEMGDGDTDGDVGEDADDDDDDDDDDDDDDDDDTFVPDNEVTGSDEEETLEGSEGDDDITAAAGNDIIVASFGSDRASGGEDSDLIFGNAGNDSLDGGIGNDVLFGGMDDDELSGGAGNDVVSGDLGNDLVSGGDGGDILIGSQGNDTVNGEAGGDLLFGNQGNDELSGGDGNDSLFGGQNEDIITGGAGDDLLSGDLGFDTLIGGEGSDRFLLRPGVGSNTVEDFEDGVDSLRLVGGLSFSQLTIASTDVGVSISLGEQTLASLVGVQADEITEEDFQQMNAL